gccctcccattaagccaaAATCCCCAAAATCACTAattccaagccaaaatgcccaaaatcactgttccaaaaaaaaaaaacctatgactttttttaaataccgaaattaccctttccctcatatttatataactcttccACTCACTATAGGGGTTTTAAGGGAATTTTAGATAACTATggagggtttttagatattttacactataaaagattttgatatttatttatttatttaaaactttttctaaaataacaaaattacccctcccttcatttatataactctcctcactcactatagggttaaatgtaatttaggataaatatggggggtttttagatattttacattataaaggcattttcatatttatttatatattttattactttttctaaaatgtcaaaaatacccttcccttcatctatataaattctcctcactcattttatttccacacacttctcatatcactcaaacattcactctcattttcattttttttcaacatcaattagtagagATTCGTTCGGatgaaggaagttcgtatttttaaattcgactcgaaaaaatactattcatcaaaaaaaagtatttatgtcaatcttatcataaaacttcattttatttgttaagtataatttttatgtcgtaatatgggggttaaataaatatgtgacaagtattgggggttaaatgtaatttaggataaatatgagaggtttttggatattttacattgtaaaggcattttcatatttatttatatattttattactttttctaaaatgtcaaaaatacccttcccctcatctatataaacctcctcactcattttatttccacacacttctcatatcactcaaacattcactctcattttcattttttttcaacatcaattagtagggattcgttcggacgaaggaagttagtatttttgaattcgactcgaaaaaatactatttataaaaaaaaggtatttatgttaATCTTAttctaaaacttcattttatttgttaagtatagtttttatgtcgtaatatgggggttaaatgcaatatgtgacaagtattgggggttaaaacaatttaggataaatatgagaggtttttttgatattttacattgtaaaggcattttcatatttatttatatattttattactttttctaaaatgtcaaaaatacccttcccctcatctatataaaccttcctcactcattttatttccacacatttctcatatcactcaaacactcactctcattttcatttttttcaacatcaattagtagggattcgttcggacgaaggaagttcatatttttgaattcgactcgaaaaaatactatttatcaaaaaaaggtatttatgtcaatcttatcctaaaacttcattttatttgttaagtatagtttttatgtcgtaatataggggttaaatgcaatatgtgacaagtattgagagttaaatgtaatttaggataaaaataggggtttttttggatattttacattgtaaaggcattttcatatttatttatatattttattactttttctaaaatgtcaaaaatacccttcccctcatctatataaacctcctcactcattttatttccacacacttctcatatcactcaaacattcactctcattttcattttttttcaacatcaattagtagggattcattcggacgaaggaagttagtatttttgaattcgactcgaaaaaatactattcatcaaaaaaaggtatttatgttaatcttatcctaaaacttcattttatttgttaagtatagtttttatgtcgtaatatgggggttaaatgcaatatgtgacaagtattgggggttaaatataatttaggataaatatgagaggttttttgatattttacattgtaaaggcattttcatatttatttatatattttattactttttctaaaatgtcaaaaatacccttcccctcatctatataaactctcctcactcattttatttccacacacttctcatatcactcaaacacttactctcattttcatttttttcaacatcaattagtagggattcgttcggacgaaggaagttcgtatttctgaattcgactcgaaaaaatactatttatcaaaaaaaggtatttatgtcaatcttatcctaaaacttcattttatttgttaagtatagtttttatgtcgtaatatgggggttaaatgcaatatgtgacaagtattgggagttaaatgtaatttaggataaaaatggggggtttttggatattttacattgtaaaggcattttcatatttatttatatatttttattactttttctaaaatgtcaaaaatacccttcccctcatctatataaactctcctcactcattttatttccacacacttctcatatcactcaaacactcactctcattttcattttttttgttaacatcaattagtagggattcgttcggacgaaggaagttcgtatttctaaatttgattcgaaaaaTACTATtaatcaaaaaaaggtatttatgtcaatcttaccctaaaacttcattttatttgttaagtaaagTTTTTATGTCGTTGCaatggggttaaatgtaatatttgacaagtatggggggttaaatgtaatttaagataaatataggggtttttttggatattttatattgctatgggggttttagatattttacaatatatataggatttatataacatgttaaaaatatatagggattgctttgatacaagacgacatacaagggtgtcaaatgaaatgttattaaaattagggcgtattttcatattaaacattgtaggcgcattataattaaaattataggttttttcgagtttcaccgctttaggatatatcaatgcacatttttcttatttatgaagaatttttcgattgttgtcattctatggtatttcaacttttaagattcaaatttcagttttgtttttttgaatttcaccgttttagcatatatcaactcgtatttttcagatttttttagaattgttcgattaataccattctagggtatttcaattttagaattcgaatttaagctcagttttttttttaattatcgttttaggatatatccactagtatttttcagatttctacagaaattatttattattgacattttaaagtaattcaaagtatagaatttgaatatctatttcaaagtatagatattataaaaacgttttaaatagaacgttacaaacagatagatgcattttgatataagataacatacgaaagtgttatataaattgttaaataattatagggggataaataacatattagaaaaatatgaagagttttttttaattattaataattgtacgactgatttacatagttattattgatttttttttatacctgaataattatcttcaaaaacttgtcattgcaggattgatatttaaaatggagggttatgcatcggttcgttaccagggagaatggattcaaggtcgcaacaacacaatgaaatatgttggaggagccaaacaattgattaaaatcccttatgaaacaacattcgagggatttattgagcttttgacggagtattgcagtattgatccaatgaaaaactacattcaagtatcaatgaagccaagaaaaattgagctcgactgtcccatccagatccaaaataatgaagatgtgcaaggtcttcttgatatgtcccaatactttcaggaatgtgttcctgtttttgttacatgtaccccaattgaaggacagaaggaagaagataaagatgaagatgaagatgaagatgaagatgaggatgaggatgaagatgaaaaagaaagcagttgggtcaaaaaagaatacgatttggaaaagttgattgatatcagtaatgacccattatatattgcaaactcatgggctcatggagaaaaagatatagttccctattggggtgacttcgatggaaatgatatgcccgacattccttcagacgatgtagagcctgagtatatgacatcagtaaccgagggtatagatagtttacggcttgaagatcctacttcaggtggtggaaattattttgggccgttttttgacaatgtccccactgatccatttaggtggcttcctgattttcctccacaaccatcagcatcatcaagtggttccagATCAATCCGAAAGGAGAATGGggtcaagattggtgatatttttcatagtaaagtccaattgattGACGCCATGAGACAATTCGCCTTactaaaaggatttcaatttggtgtcaaaaagtctgacaagaaacggtgggaaattaaatgcaagactgaaaattgtaagtggtatatacatgcaaccaagtccactgtcggtgatgtgtgggggatcaactctataaatcctacccacacatgtttagttgatcaaatcatgccacatcatagacaagctggggcccgagctttaggtcaattaatgagatcaaagtttgtgatgattgatcgaatttatcgacctaaagaaataattgtagacatcgccgaccgatataaaattgatatttcctactcacaggcttggcgggcaagaaattgggctatcaattcattgaggggttcaccggaggaatcttttatgctgttaccagattattgctacaatttacaacgtactaatccgggcattattactgctattgaaacagacgatgagcatcgatttacaaattttttcatggcgttaggatgttccattcgtgcgtttagtcaatatcttcgccccgttatttgcattgacactgctttccttaaaggtcgatatctgagacatttatttattgcagtggctcttgatggtaataatcaaatataccctattggtttcggtgtcggcaaaaaagaagatcacgacacgtggtgttggtttcttatgagaattaaagaatgcatccctgacctctctgagcttgcaataatctccgatcgacatcatgctatctactcggcaatggctgaagtctttccagatgtccaccatggatgttgttgtcatcaccttctgtgtaacatgcgggcaaagtataaacgagactcaaaggtatattgtaaacaagttattacatttataacagtttatcattttcaaacattttgcttacaatgagttttcatatttttttccctcttacaggtcgcgggtgcatattggaaagccgctaaatcatacacagaatctGAATTTGGGCAGATGATgcaatccattgactcaatgaacccccaagctggagcttatctacgggatgtcgACTTTCTccgttggagtagagcgtactttccagggcatcgatataatatcatgactacaaatattgctgagtcatttaatgcccttgtcagacatgcacggggcctacctataaccatgctcttggagtttattcgtggtacaatgcaacgatggttttatgaCTCGATATATTTcgaatggtgaaattcgaaaaaacggagttacaattcgaattcgatacgttgaaatacctcaaagtgacgatactcgaaaaTTCACtcgaaaatcatgaaaatacgaatcgatatatcctaaaatggttaaattcaaaaaaacgaaaatgaaattcgaattatatacgttgaaataccttaaagtgacgatactcagaaaatcattcagatatcgtgaaaatacgaatcgatataacctaaaatggtgaaatccggaaaaacgaaactgaaattcgaattctatacgttgaaataccttaaagtgacgataattgaaaaatcgttcggagatcttgaaaatacgactCGATATATTTCGAAtaggtgaaattcgaaaaaacggagttacaattcgaattccatacgttaaaataccttaaagtgacgatactcagaaaatcattcgaaaatcgtaaaaatacgaatcgatatatcctaaaatggtgaatttcgaaaaaacggaactgaaattcgaattctaaacgttgaaataccttaaagtgacgataattaaaaaatcgttcggagatcatgaaaatacgattcgatatatcctgaaatgatgaaattcgaaaaaacggagttgcaattcgaattcgatacgttgaaatacctcaaagtgacGATTCTCgaaaattcattcgaaaatcgtgaaaatacgaatcgatatatcctaaaatggttaaattcgaaaaaacggaaatgaaattcgaattctatacgttgaaataccttaaagtgacgatactcagaaaatcattcagatatcgtgaaaatacgaatcgatataacctaaaatggtgaaatccgaaaaaacggaactgaaattcgaattctatacgttgaaataccttaaagtgacgataattgaaaaatcgttcggagatcatgaaaatacgattcgatatatcctgaaattgtgaaattcgaaaaaatggagttgcaattagaattcgatacgttgaaataccttaaagtgacgatactcagaaaattattcggaaatcgtgaaaatacgaatcgatataacctaaaatggtgaaatccgaaataacggaactgaaattcgaattctatacgttgaaatactttaaagtgacgatactcggaaaatcattcggaaatcgtgaaaatacgaatcgatatatcataaaatggtgaatatcgaaaaaacgaaactgaaattcgaattctaaaagttgaaataccttaaagtgacgataattgaaaaatcgtttggagatcatgaaaataagattcgatatatcctgaaatggtgaaattcgaaaaaacggagttacaattcgaattcgatacgttgaaatacctcaaagtgacAATACTCATAAATTTAttcggaaatcgtgaaaatacgaatcgatataacctaaaatggtgaaatccgaaaaaacggaactgaaattcgaattctatacgttgaaatactttaaagtgatgatacttggaaaatcattcggatatcgtgaaaatacgaatcgatataacctaaaatggtgaaatccaaaaaaacgaactgaaattcgaattcggaaaaacgaaactgaaatgacgtcgttacatcgtaagttgtgtcaaaaaacaccaaaatttgaaaactcgaatttgaaaaatacatatagaaaaatctaaaatagaaaaaacggatataaaattcgaaaactacacgatcagaaaccgtggatgagaaaaatctcaatttaacccCAAATGTCCAAAATTTCCATAAAACCCCCTTTGTTGTAATGAATCTAATCCAGCTCcccaagattttaaaaaacccaatttaccCCCCAACTAAGTAGGAAAATGCAGCTACCGTGGGAAATTTCGttctgccgtgggaaattccgttcccacggcagactgccgaccACGTTTcagccaatttttggtcgttttgacctccgatttttgcataaatcaaatctacacattctataacataaaacccctcaatcaattcaacaaaaacaaccaaaaatccaaacattttaagcaatattcaaagcgtaaaccctagaatttcaaacccaaaattctcaatcaaatctcaattatatcagcaataaattgatccaaacaagattacgagagatatactaaccttctttgccattttcggttgccgggaagctccaaaatcgacggaaatgaccttcgccgtgggattgacgtgggaggagGAAACTTTTGCGATTTTTCGTGGAAATGCACAGTGAAATCAgggctgccgtgggaaattttgCTTTGTATATAAAGGGGGGGCAGGTTCGTAATTTtgcttttcccacgacaacgtgcggaatttcaaaaaaacccgacgtgggctaaggatttccccgacaccccaatggTTTAAAAAAGCCATTTTACCCCCCCACAACCCATTGTTCATTCAACCGCCATGGGAGAATTcgtcctgccgtgggaaattccgttcccacggcagactgccgttccattcggcagccaatttcggccaatttttggtcatttcgacctccgattttcacataaatcaaatctacatattgtataacataaaacccctcaattaattcaacaaaaacaaccaaaaattgaaacattttaagcattattcaaaccgtaaaccctaaaatttcaaacccaaaattctcaatcaaatcgtaataatatgagcaataacttgatccaaacaagattacgggagatgtgataacattattttccattttcggttgccgaaaagcaagaaaattggcGGAAATGACGTTCGTCGTGGGatgtgaaaaaaatttgaattttctttgaattgtacagtgaaaatttgctgtgtttatatatgggggcagtttcgtcatttcacaaaacatgggcatttttgcttaaacctgaattttttgggcaatttcgcttagacccctttaattttgcctagtttttaaaatttcccttgtTTTATTCTTATCCTACTTTTCTTCTGCTAGAACGCCAAGTCCGGAATTACTTTATCTAATTTTCCTTTCCAGAAGCTAGATACTTTTCCTATCCAATTTTTTTTCGACTAGAAGGCGACTTCCAGTTGTGGTTCTCCCCGGCAATGTCAGTTCCTCTGGTTCAGCTTGCTCCGGATTTGACTGTTTCAAAGCTTTGCTTAGGTTAGTTTTCGTTGCTTTCTCTCTTGCTCTCACAATGTTATCTCGACCAATCGTATGTACTACGGACACTGTTTTGTTTTATTACAGGAACAATGACTTTCGGCGAGCAAAACTCGGCGTCTCAGTCATTTCACCTTCTCGACGAAGCTTTCGATGTTGGAATAAACTTCTTCGATTCTGCAGAGATGTACGTACCCGTTGTTGGAATTTCGATTTCCTCCTAAAACATATTCGTTTGGTGTTTTTATTGGAAACTTTGCAACTATAGGTATCCAGTGCCACAGCGTGTTGTGACTCAAGGAAGGAGTGAGGAGTATTTTGGCCGTTGGGTTAGAGAGAGGAAGATACCTCGTGAACAAATTGTCTTTGCTTCAAAGGTTaactctgaaatttttttttttgtcatttggTTGTTTTATCTTGCACACTTCTGTTTACTCTGGAAATGCGACTTTTAGTATAGTTGAGTTGACTAACTCATTTGCttaacattatataaaaaacacataGCATATAGTTAACAAATGTGCGTACATCAAGTTGTTAATTGTAGAGATTCAGTGACTATATTGTTTGTATAAGGAGCACCATTTTTGGCTCCTATTATCTGAAATTCTTGCTGGTATTAgtattatattacattttttattattatatgtttgaatTGTCGGAAATGTTGAGAATTATGATGCAGTTTTGCTTCCTGAACTTTTCGCTGTGAATTTGTGGAACTTCTTTAATACTGCAATCCAAGTCAGCTGGAGGCCAAACTAAATTTGCGTTTTCTGTATGACTTACTTTTCATCATTGTAGTCTTTACTAAGCATTCAAATTTAATGGATCATATTATGTGGATCTTATTCAGGTTACTGGACCTTCTGGGCAGATGACTTGGATTCGTGGTGGGCCAGAATGTTTGGATGCCAGGAATATTACAGAAGCCATTGACAATAGGTCAACTTTAATGTGCTTTTGTTGCCATATGATTAGCTTAATTCTGATGCATTTTAGTTGTTTCATAATCATTGGAACTATAACAGGAGGAGTTCATAGGTTACTGTTCAAAACTTTTTTCCTTGTTCATTGTATTTATTCTATTAACATAACTTATCAATCATTTTGAATTCtttcaaagtaaaattatttaggAATTTCAATAACGGTTCCCAAATAATCTGTACATTCTTCTTCACTTCTCCACTTGAAAATTCAGATAGTGTACAATGCCCATTCTTGAGGGTATATTAATTACTATGTTGTACCAGGTTTATGATGACTATGCCTGTAGTATACATATACAACCCTTGGTTTCCTTAGTAGGAAAAGCCTCAGAATTTAAGTTctgattttattattcttatttggAGTATTGCCTTGATACGTTCATGAAATTTTCTTTACAAAGAGATTTAGGGACCATTTCCTATTGTACTTGAACAATTTGTATTTATCCatgatttggatttttttttaattgatgcaGTTTGGAGAGAACACAAATGGATTACATTGATCTTTATCAAATTCATCGGCCTGATCGGTTTGTATGTTTATCTGATGTTTACTTTCAAAGTTTTCTTTCTTGCTGATACTGTCTCTCtcacattttgtttttttggtcttttttttttttgtgttttttgtgGAGGGAGAGTGAACTTatcaataaatatgaattttgagaTCTAAGTCTCCAATtgactttgaattttcttttcttttaacctGAACCAATTATAGTTGGTAAATTATGGCTGCTTCTGTAGATACGTTCCAATGTTTGGAGAAACTCAGTACGATCCAACCAAACAGTATACTTCAGTTGGTGTCGAAGAACAGCTTGATGCCCTTGGCAAAGCTGTTGATGCTGGTAAGGTAATTGATGATATCTGTTTGGCTCAGTTGTTGTACTCTTGCTAAGGTCACATCtagtaaatgaaaattttcttgtcTAAAGATTAGGTATATTGGACTTAGCAATGAAACTCCGTATGGAGTCATGACGTTTCTCAGGGTTGCTGAAAAGGTTCCCCAGTACCCGAAAATATTAACTGTGCAGGTTGTTTGGGACACTCTTGCTCCTCTCAGTGAGGCTTTCtctgctttttctttttcatcccCAATTTATCTCTATAACTCTGGGGCTAATATGACTCATTCTCTTTATGATAGAACTCCTACAACCTACTCTGCCGAACTTTTGATTCTGGACTGGCTGAATGCTGCCATCATGAGAGGTATCCCATTCATTTACATTTGGTGGAAATGAATTATGTACCTGTAACCTGAATTATTGGAATTCCTTTTTGAGGTTTTTGTCCTATATTTATCCTCTCTTATGAATTTTCTTTGTCAACATTATCGATATTTTTAGGATCTGGTTATTGGCCTACAGCCCTCTAGCAATGGGCATACTTTCTGGGAAATACTTTTCACCTGATGGGGGTCCAGCAGATGCTCGATTGAATCTTTTTAAAGGTTAAGTTGCAAgtgtttagttaaattttagGTATTGGTAAACTCAATGGTAATTAAACAGTTTTCGGTGAACCTGTTGTCTCACTTAACATTCTCAGGTAAGTATTCTGAAGGGGAATCCCGATACAATCTGTCTAATGGCATGGTAAAAGCAGCTACCATGGTAAGCAGTCTGTTTTGAAGTTTATCCATATTTTGT
This sequence is a window from Mangifera indica cultivar Alphonso chromosome 5, CATAS_Mindica_2.1, whole genome shotgun sequence. Protein-coding genes within it:
- the LOC123215748 gene encoding protein tas-like isoform X2; this translates as MSVPLVQLAPDLTVSKLCLGTMTFGEQNSASQSFHLLDEAFDVGINFFDSAEMYPVPQRVVTQGRSEEYFGRWVRERKIPREQIVFASKVTGPSGQMTWIRGGPECLDARNITEAIDNSLERTQMDYIDLYQIHRPDRFLVNYGCFCRYVPMFGETQYDPTKQYTSVGVEEQLDALGKAVDAGKIRYIGLSNETPYGVMTFLRVAEKVPQYPKILTVQNSYNLLCRTFDSGLAECCHHERIWLLAYSPLAMGILSGKYFSPDGGPADARLNLFKGKYSEGESRYNLSNGMVKAATMEYLDIARRYDIHPVSLAFAFVLRHPLVASAVFGATKSRQLQEVINACQVELTAEIVADINRIHAMCPSPCP
- the LOC123215748 gene encoding protein tas-like isoform X3, whose translation is MSVPLVQLAPDLTVSKLCLGTMTFGEQNSASQSFHLLDEAFDVGINFFDSAEMYPVPQRVVTQGRSEEYFGRWVRERKIPREQIVFASKVTGPSGQMTWIRGGPECLDARNITEAIDNSLERTQMDYIDLYQIHRPDRYVPMFGETQYDPTKQYTSVGVEEQLDALGKAVDAGKIRYIGLSNETPYGVMTFLRVAEKVPQYPKILTVQNSYNLLCRTFDSGLAECCHHERIWLLAYSPLAMGILSGKYFSPDGGPADARLNLFKGKYSEGESRYNLSNGMVKAATMEYLDIARRYDIHPVSLAFAFVLRHPLVASAVFGATKSRQLQEVINACQVELTAEIVADINRIHAMCPSPCP
- the LOC123215748 gene encoding protein tas-like isoform X1, with product MSVPLVQLAPDLTVSKLCLGTMTFGEQNSASQSFHLLDEAFDVGINFFDSAEMYPVPQRVVTQGRSEEYFGRWVRERKIPREQIVFASKVTGPSGQMTWIRGGPECLDARNITEAIDNSLERTQMDYIDLYQIHRPDRFLVNYGCFCRYVPMFGETQYDPTKQYTSVGVEEQLDALGKAVDAGKIRYIGLSNETPYGVMTFLRVAEKVPQYPKILTVQNSYNLLCRTFDSGLAECCHHERIWLLAYSPLAMGILSGKYFSPDGGPADARLNLFKGKYSEGESRYNLSNGMVKAATMEYLDIARRYDIHPVSLAFGFKKCMLIGLCIFTVKDFSCLLLMALESAVFLGRFKIFFHTVIFHGPAFVLRHPLVASAVFGATKSRQLQEVINACQVELTAEIVADINRIHAMCPSPCP
- the LOC123215748 gene encoding protein tas-like isoform X5, with the translated sequence MPGILQKPLTIVWREHKWITLIFIKFIGLIDTFQCLEKLSTIQPNSILQLVSKNSLMPLAKLLMLIRYIGLSNETPYGVMTFLRVAEKVPQYPKILTVQNSYNLLCRTFDSGLAECCHHERIWLLAYSPLAMGILSGKYFSPDGGPADARLNLFKGKYSEGESRYNLSNGMVKAATMEYLDIARRYDIHPVSLAFGFKKCMLIGLCIFTVKDFSCLLLMALESAVFLGRFKIFFHTVIFHGPAFVLRHPLVASAVFGATKSRQLQEVINACQVELTAEIVADINRIHAMCPSPCP
- the LOC123215748 gene encoding protein tas-like isoform X4; the encoded protein is MPGILQKPLTIVWREHKWITLIFIKFIGLIGLYVPMFGETQYDPTKQYTSVGVEEQLDALGKAVDAGKIRYIGLSNETPYGVMTFLRVAEKVPQYPKILTVQNSYNLLCRTFDSGLAECCHHERIWLLAYSPLAMGILSGKYFSPDGGPADARLNLFKGKYSEGESRYNLSNGMVKAATMEYLDIARRYDIHPVSLAFGFKKCMLIGLCIFTVKDFSCLLLMALESAVFLGRFKIFFHTVIFHGPAFVLRHPLVASAVFGATKSRQLQEVINACQVELTAEIVADINRIHAMCPSPCP
- the LOC123215748 gene encoding protein tas-like isoform X6, which encodes MPGILQKPLTIVWREHKWITLIFIKFIGLIDTFQCLEKLSTIQPNSILQLVSKNSLMPLAKLLMLVRYIGLSNETPYGVMTFLRVAEKVPQYPKILTVQNSYNLLCRTFDSGLAECCHHERIWLLAYSPLAMGILSGKYFSPDGGPADARLNLFKGKYSEGESRYNLSNGMVKAATMEYLDIARRYDIHPVSLAFGFKKCMLIGLCIFTVKDFSCLLLMALESAVFLGRFKIFFHTVIFHGPAFVLRHPLVASAVFGATKSRQLQEVINACQVELTAEIVADINRIHAMCPSPCP